Genomic DNA from Bacterioplanes sanyensis:
ATTTAAATCGGGTCTTAAGGTGATGCTGGATGGCGAACCCTGCTCGATTATGGAGAACGAGTACGTTAAGCCGGGCAAGGGCCAGGCATTTAACCGCGTCAAACTGCGCAATTTGCGTAACGGTCGGGTGATGGAAAAAACCTTCAAATCTGGTGACAGCTTGGAAGGCGCCGATGTGATGGAACTGGACATGGAGTATCTGTATACCGACGGTGAGTTCTGGCACTTCATGGCAACGGACGGTTCTTTCGAGCAGCATGGTGCCTCTGAAGAAGCCGTCGGTGAAGCCGTCAAATGGCTGAAGGAACAGGACGTTTATAC
This window encodes:
- the efp gene encoding elongation factor P; the encoded protein is MANYSTNEFKSGLKVMLDGEPCSIMENEYVKPGKGQAFNRVKLRNLRNGRVMEKTFKSGDSLEGADVMELDMEYLYTDGEFWHFMATDGSFEQHGASEEAVGEAVKWLKEQDVYTVTLFNGAVLTVTPPNFVELDVAETDPGLKGDTAQGGSKPATLTTGAVVKVPLFINIGDKLKIDTRTGEYVSRA